One Desulfonispora thiosulfatigenes DSM 11270 DNA window includes the following coding sequences:
- the feoB gene encoding ferrous iron transport protein B, which produces MAVVYNLNQNLKNTFALIGNPNAGKTTIFNSLTGSKAHVGNWPGVTVEKKEGILLEDKSVNIIDLPGTYSLGAYSEDELVARNYIIGEKPDVVIDVIDASNLKRNLYLAVQLMEMDANLVLALNMADEAKTNGIDINHSLLSDLLGIPVIPTVAIKNKGLKELISNAKKEIGKRKKSIKINYGAEIEQEIEKLTNLIEENPELTNIYSARWLAVKLLENDEELITKFKSTSGTEEILARYDQSIIDLEKIFGDDAETVIIEKRYGFIEGVVKKCVKTSKNIENSISFSDKVDSVVLNRFLGIPIFLAAMWAIFEFTFTLGDPLIGYIEDLFAWLGEVASAGISNSLLSSFIAEGLIGGLGSILVFLPNIFLLFFAISFLEDSGYMARAAYIMDRFMRALGLPGKAFIPLLMGFGCSVPAILATRTLESKNDRLTTILVAPLMSCGARLPVYALFVSAFFTKNQGLVMFSIYFVGIVLAIVMAKLFKTFLFPGETTPFVMELPPYRFPTLKSTFIHMWDRGSAFIKKAGTIIFGCVVLIWALASFPAGVEYASSESYMGIIGNIFAPVYAPLGFGTWEAASSLIFGLLAKEVVVVTLGTLYGTGEGAGLISAIGQNWTALGAYSFMLMTLIYVPCIAVLGAIKRETNSWKWPAFAIVYTMLLAWVVSFIVYQGGNLLGLG; this is translated from the coding sequence ATGGCAGTTGTTTATAACTTAAATCAAAATCTAAAAAATACTTTTGCTTTAATAGGAAACCCTAATGCCGGAAAAACTACTATTTTTAATAGTTTGACCGGTTCAAAAGCCCATGTAGGGAATTGGCCAGGGGTTACGGTTGAGAAAAAAGAGGGAATATTATTAGAAGATAAAAGTGTTAATATCATAGATTTGCCAGGTACATATAGCTTAGGGGCATATTCGGAAGATGAATTAGTAGCTAGAAATTATATAATTGGTGAAAAGCCAGATGTAGTAATTGATGTTATAGATGCTTCTAATTTAAAACGAAATTTATATCTAGCAGTTCAATTAATGGAAATGGATGCTAATCTAGTATTAGCATTAAATATGGCTGATGAAGCTAAAACTAATGGAATTGATATTAATCATTCATTACTAAGTGATCTACTGGGTATTCCAGTAATCCCTACTGTCGCGATAAAAAATAAAGGTCTAAAAGAATTAATTTCAAATGCTAAAAAAGAAATCGGTAAAAGAAAAAAAAGCATTAAAATTAATTATGGAGCTGAAATTGAACAAGAAATAGAAAAATTGACAAATTTAATTGAAGAAAACCCAGAGTTAACTAATATATATTCTGCTAGATGGCTTGCAGTAAAGCTTTTAGAAAATGATGAGGAATTAATAACTAAATTCAAAAGCACCTCGGGAACAGAAGAAATATTAGCTAGGTATGATCAAAGTATCATTGATTTAGAAAAAATATTTGGTGATGATGCTGAAACAGTAATAATTGAAAAAAGATATGGATTTATCGAAGGCGTAGTAAAAAAATGTGTTAAGACAAGTAAAAATATTGAAAATAGTATTAGTTTTTCCGATAAAGTTGATAGCGTAGTTTTGAATAGGTTCTTAGGAATTCCAATCTTCTTAGCAGCCATGTGGGCGATATTTGAATTTACTTTTACGTTAGGTGATCCTTTAATTGGTTATATTGAAGACCTCTTTGCTTGGTTAGGTGAAGTAGCAAGTGCAGGTATTTCTAACTCTTTACTTTCTTCTTTTATAGCTGAAGGTTTAATTGGCGGTTTAGGTTCAATTTTAGTATTCTTGCCTAATATATTCTTGTTGTTTTTTGCTATTTCTTTCTTAGAAGACAGTGGCTATATGGCCAGGGCTGCTTACATAATGGATCGTTTTATGAGAGCTTTAGGACTACCAGGTAAAGCTTTTATACCTTTATTAATGGGATTTGGCTGTAGCGTTCCAGCTATACTGGCAACTAGAACGTTAGAAAGTAAAAATGATAGATTAACTACAATATTAGTAGCACCTTTAATGTCATGTGGAGCAAGGCTACCAGTATATGCTTTATTTGTAAGTGCGTTCTTTACAAAAAATCAAGGATTAGTTATGTTTTCTATTTATTTTGTTGGTATCGTATTAGCAATTGTTATGGCTAAATTATTTAAAACTTTTCTTTTCCCAGGAGAAACTACTCCATTTGTAATGGAGTTACCACCATATCGATTTCCTACATTAAAAAGCACATTTATTCATATGTGGGACAGAGGAAGCGCTTTTATAAAAAAAGCAGGTACCATTATCTTTGGTTGCGTAGTTTTAATTTGGGCTTTAGCTAGTTTTCCAGCTGGAGTAGAATATGCAAGTAGTGAAAGTTACATGGGGATAATCGGTAATATTTTTGCTCCAGTTTATGCTCCTTTAGGTTTTGGAACATGGGAAGCAGCATCATCTTTAATATTCGGTTTATTAGCAAAAGAAGTTGTAGTAGTAACTCTTGGTACTCTTTATGGGACAGGAGAAGGAGCAGGTCTAATTTCTGCAATTGGTCAAAACTGGACAGCTCTAGGTGCATATTCTTTTATGTTGATGACTTTAATTTATGTGCCATGTATAGCGGTTTTAGGTGCTATTAAAAGAGAAACAAATTCATGGAAATGGCCTGCATTTGCTATTGTATATACTATGTTGTTAGCTTGGGTAGTTTCTTTTATAGTATATCAAGGTGGAAACCTTTTAGGTTTAGGTTAG
- a CDS encoding FeoA family protein, with translation MAKSMPLGFLDVGKEAIVLSIQGGTGLSRKLSEMGFAQGIKVKNVKNDGAGPLIVAVMDCRIAIGRGMAQKILIEESA, from the coding sequence ATGGCTAAGTCAATGCCACTGGGATTTTTAGATGTAGGAAAAGAAGCTATTGTGCTTAGTATACAAGGTGGAACAGGACTAAGTAGAAAATTAAGTGAAATGGGATTTGCCCAGGGCATAAAGGTAAAGAATGTTAAGAATGATGGTGCTGGACCACTGATCGTAGCAGTCATGGATTGTAGAATTGCAATTGGCAGAGGTATGGCACAAAAAATATTAATAGAAGAATCAGCTTAA
- a CDS encoding DtxR family transcriptional regulator: MSAALTHSVQDYLEVILQLSADNNSVRVTDIAKRLEIAKASVTQAINNMHALGLVHTEKYGPVSLTEKGRREAKKVKYKHIILKNFLVNVLKVEENIADNDACLMEHAISTESIVALLDFLKEKGFLDTEFDCKEVKVLLTTSCLSDLKPGGKGKIVKVEAQGSLRRRILEMGITTGDLILVKRIAPMGDPMEICIKDYNLSLRKNEANAILVEVV; encoded by the coding sequence ATGTCTGCAGCTTTGACACATTCAGTTCAAGATTATTTAGAAGTTATTTTACAACTTTCTGCTGATAATAATAGTGTCAGAGTAACTGATATTGCAAAAAGGTTAGAAATAGCTAAAGCTAGTGTAACTCAAGCTATCAACAACATGCATGCATTAGGCTTAGTACATACAGAAAAATATGGACCGGTTTCTCTAACTGAAAAAGGTAGAAGAGAAGCTAAAAAGGTTAAATACAAACACATTATTCTTAAAAATTTTTTGGTGAATGTTTTAAAAGTAGAAGAAAACATTGCTGATAACGATGCGTGTTTAATGGAACATGCAATTAGCACTGAATCTATTGTGGCTTTACTAGATTTCTTAAAAGAAAAAGGATTTTTAGATACAGAGTTCGATTGTAAGGAGGTGAAAGTATTGTTGACTACAAGTTGTTTAAGTGATTTAAAGCCAGGAGGAAAAGGCAAAATAGTTAAAGTTGAAGCACAAGGTAGTTTACGTCGTCGTATTTTAGAAATGGGGATAACTACTGGTGATTTAATTTTAGTTAAACGTATAGCACCTATGGGTGATCCAATGGAAATATGTATTAAGGATTATAATTTAAGTTTGCGTAAAAATGAAGCTAATGCAATTTTGGTGGAGGTGGTTTAA
- a CDS encoding ATP-binding cassette domain-containing protein → MQGKGLSKSYGVDKIFENIDFVVKEGEKVGLVGHNGAGKTTLFKCLTGSESFDNGEVMISNKYKVGYLEQIPDYEENISLMDSVMEMYSDIFALRDELRKLEKKMGQDGVNLDKIMQNYSDLSQKYEEMGGYSCEATARRIIKGLGFTDNDYTRDINKFSGGEKTRVSLARLLVREPDLLLLDEPTNHLDIEALEWLEGFLKNYSGAVLLISHDRYFLDAIVTKVYELSNQKIRSFPGNYSRYLILKEEQDLAQNKAFEKQQQKIAQTEEYIRKYKAGIKSKQARGRQKHLERLERIEGIQNEQSINLNFKDIGSTGEIVLKVNEIEMGFAEKSLFDDISFEMRKGDKVALIGANGTGKTTILKIIMGKLNPLKGSIDYGSRVSIGYFDQEHKDLHEEKQVIQELCDAFNMGEKEARNKLATILFQGDDVFKLVRDLSGGEKGRLALLKIILQSPNLLIMDEPTNHLDIPSKEIIENILVDFPGSLLVISHDRYFLDKVTNKTFELEKGSLKEYLGSYSYFKEKKLQLSEQAQKQELNKEIITKKIVKDQKPKINKSKIKEEIKIIEEKITEVEAEIKALGEKLADPESYQNEEKSKELVNDYKEAEENLPVLMARWEELLEILEESI, encoded by the coding sequence ATGCAAGGAAAAGGTTTAAGTAAAAGTTATGGAGTAGATAAAATATTTGAAAACATAGATTTTGTCGTAAAAGAAGGCGAAAAAGTAGGTTTAGTTGGTCATAATGGTGCAGGAAAAACTACACTTTTTAAATGTCTAACAGGTAGTGAAAGTTTTGATAATGGCGAAGTAATGATCAGTAATAAATACAAGGTAGGTTATTTAGAACAAATACCTGACTATGAAGAGAATATTAGTTTGATGGATAGTGTGATGGAAATGTATAGTGATATTTTTGCCCTAAGAGACGAGCTAAGAAAACTAGAAAAGAAAATGGGACAAGATGGTGTAAATCTTGATAAGATTATGCAAAACTATAGCGATTTATCACAAAAGTATGAAGAAATGGGTGGGTATAGTTGCGAAGCAACGGCTCGCCGGATAATTAAAGGACTAGGCTTTACTGATAATGATTATACGCGTGATATAAATAAATTTAGTGGTGGAGAAAAGACAAGGGTAAGCTTAGCACGACTTTTAGTAAGAGAGCCAGATTTACTTTTATTAGATGAGCCAACAAATCATTTGGATATAGAAGCTTTAGAATGGTTAGAAGGATTTTTAAAAAACTATAGTGGTGCAGTACTATTAATTTCGCATGACCGTTATTTTTTAGATGCTATTGTAACTAAGGTTTATGAACTAAGTAATCAGAAAATACGTTCTTTTCCTGGTAATTATTCTCGGTATTTGATTTTAAAAGAAGAACAAGATTTAGCCCAAAATAAGGCTTTTGAAAAGCAACAACAAAAAATAGCGCAAACAGAAGAATATATTAGAAAATATAAAGCGGGGATAAAATCCAAACAAGCAAGAGGGCGACAAAAACACTTAGAGAGACTAGAAAGAATTGAAGGAATACAAAATGAGCAAAGTATAAATTTGAATTTTAAGGACATAGGAAGTACAGGTGAAATTGTCTTAAAGGTTAATGAAATTGAAATGGGATTTGCTGAAAAATCTCTATTTGATGATATTAGTTTTGAAATGAGAAAAGGTGATAAGGTTGCTTTAATAGGGGCAAATGGAACAGGAAAAACCACAATTTTAAAAATTATAATGGGTAAACTTAATCCTTTAAAAGGTTCTATTGACTATGGTAGTAGAGTTTCCATAGGGTATTTTGACCAAGAACATAAAGATCTTCATGAAGAGAAACAAGTCATACAGGAACTTTGTGATGCATTTAATATGGGAGAAAAAGAGGCAAGAAATAAATTAGCTACAATTCTTTTTCAGGGTGACGATGTTTTTAAATTGGTAAGAGATTTAAGTGGGGGAGAAAAAGGAAGATTAGCACTTTTAAAAATCATCTTACAATCACCTAATTTATTAATTATGGATGAACCTACTAATCATTTGGATATACCTTCTAAAGAAATAATTGAAAATATATTAGTGGATTTTCCAGGTTCACTTTTAGTAATTTCACATGATCGTTATTTTTTGGATAAAGTAACTAATAAAACTTTTGAACTTGAAAAAGGTAGTTTAAAAGAATACTTAGGTAGTTATTCTTATTTTAAAGAAAAAAAACTTCAGTTAAGTGAGCAGGCACAAAAACAAGAGCTTAATAAAGAAATAATAACTAAGAAAATAGTAAAAGATCAAAAGCCAAAAATTAATAAGTCTAAAATTAAAGAAGAAATAAAAATAATCGAAGAAAAAATTACTGAAGTAGAAGCAGAAATTAAAGCTTTAGGTGAAAAACTAGCAGATCCTGAAAGCTATCAAAATGAAGAAAAGAGCAAAGAATTAGTTAATGATTATAAAGAGGCTGAAGAAAATCTGCCTGTTTTAATGGCAAGGTGGGAAGAATTATTGGAAATTTTAGAAGAAAGTATTTAA
- a CDS encoding ROK family protein gives MIKIREYSIGIDVGGTNIKAGLLDEDGKIQLAKSIKTQKEQGYISIIKKIIGLINSYQDNEELKIKGVGLALPGAVNDEKGLCLYCPNLKWDNINISSEIENSVGLKVKLINDANAACLGDYFYGVGKNSNNIIYLTLGTGLGSAVIIDNKLLQGKDKAAVEAGHMIIEPFGYPCSCGSRGCFETLVSATAIERRYSEKQDINRSFNKGNLTSKMIFEAYRNNDILAIKTIDETKEYLAIGISNLINIFNGEKVILAGGVMHSKEIILEGLENRVKECTYPSMRNFTITVSKLGDNAGVMGAASLFFKTLKVI, from the coding sequence GTGATTAAAATAAGAGAATATTCGATTGGAATTGATGTAGGTGGAACAAATATTAAAGCTGGGCTTTTAGATGAAGATGGGAAAATACAGTTAGCTAAAAGTATTAAAACACAAAAGGAACAAGGATATATTAGTATAATAAAAAAGATAATAGGATTAATAAACTCTTATCAAGATAATGAAGAATTAAAAATAAAAGGTGTCGGCTTAGCTCTTCCAGGAGCTGTTAATGATGAAAAAGGATTGTGTCTATATTGTCCTAATCTAAAGTGGGACAATATAAACATTTCTAGTGAAATAGAAAATTCTGTGGGATTAAAGGTTAAATTAATTAATGATGCTAACGCTGCTTGTTTAGGTGATTATTTTTATGGGGTAGGAAAAAATTCTAATAACATCATTTATTTAACCTTAGGTACAGGTCTGGGGTCAGCAGTTATTATTGATAACAAGCTTTTACAAGGAAAAGATAAAGCAGCTGTTGAGGCAGGTCATATGATTATTGAACCTTTTGGTTACCCTTGTAGTTGTGGTAGTCGAGGTTGTTTTGAAACCTTAGTTTCAGCTACAGCTATTGAACGAAGATACAGTGAAAAACAAGATATAAATAGATCATTTAACAAAGGAAATTTAACTTCAAAAATGATTTTTGAAGCATATCGTAATAATGATATATTAGCTATTAAAACTATTGACGAAACCAAAGAATACTTAGCTATTGGGATAAGTAATTTAATAAATATCTTTAATGGTGAAAAAGTGATTTTAGCAGGAGGGGTCATGCATTCAAAAGAGATTATTTTAGAGGGTTTGGAAAATAGAGTAAAAGAATGTACTTATCCTTCAATGCGAAATTTTACAATAACAGTAAGTAAACTTGGTGATAATGCTGGAGTTATGGGAGCAGCTAGTTTGTTTTTTAAGACACTAAAAGTTATTTAA
- a CDS encoding PAS domain-containing sensor histidine kinase, with protein sequence MKQENIFENHIFGTTLNQLNHHSNNTFNNIYEILPRMLIDFIENQPQPVIMGYPSGKIVYCTDNFCEMLGYSKKELEGLRWDVHLTPPEWYLQDLKKLKDLDTNQKTVKYKKELFHKNGNRVTVEVNSNILKIAEDQSLYYCFLNNITKQEELENDLKSRRKLLDEILKSCTKEVFNANRQIELEVTKNKRLLIDFERFVNLSPDIFCAIDREGYLKQVNNTVEKVLGYKKEDVINKNVRQVLHEQDLDVTMQKLQMATTDLEYNYNIVNRFYCKDGTYKWIEWRGIYIASEGLHYYVGRDITERKRVENEMIRMEQLNLVGQIAAGLGHEVRNPLTTIRGFLQIMGKKAVVNEYKDYFKLMIDELDRANDIITEFLSIAKNNIRKREKGNLNQVIRALEPLIKADAIRQDKYIETDLKEIPDLLLDQKEMRQLILNLVRNGLEALPDGGIVSIKTNQSPKGVQLFIKDDGIGIPEEILNKLGTPFFTTKKNGTGLGLATCYSIAKAHDATIHIDTSEKGTTFNIIFKIIN encoded by the coding sequence ATGAAACAAGAAAATATTTTTGAAAATCACATATTTGGTACTACTTTAAACCAACTAAATCATCACAGTAATAATACTTTTAATAATATATATGAAATCTTACCTAGAATGTTAATAGACTTTATCGAGAACCAGCCTCAACCTGTAATCATGGGTTATCCTAGTGGTAAGATTGTTTATTGTACAGATAACTTTTGTGAGATGCTAGGATATTCTAAAAAAGAATTAGAGGGGCTAAGATGGGATGTTCATTTAACTCCTCCAGAGTGGTATTTACAAGATTTAAAGAAATTAAAAGATCTGGATACTAATCAAAAGACTGTTAAATATAAAAAAGAACTTTTTCATAAAAATGGAAATAGGGTAACAGTAGAGGTAAATAGTAATATACTAAAGATTGCAGAAGATCAATCTTTATATTATTGTTTTTTAAATAATATTACTAAGCAGGAAGAGTTAGAAAATGATTTAAAAAGTAGGCGTAAATTATTAGATGAAATTTTAAAAAGCTGTACTAAAGAAGTCTTTAATGCCAATAGGCAAATTGAATTAGAAGTTACTAAAAATAAAAGGTTGTTAATTGATTTTGAACGTTTCGTTAATCTTTCGCCAGATATATTTTGCGCTATAGATAGGGAAGGTTATTTGAAACAAGTAAATAATACTGTAGAGAAGGTATTAGGGTATAAAAAAGAAGACGTTATTAATAAAAATGTTAGACAAGTTTTACATGAACAGGATTTAGATGTTACTATGCAAAAATTACAAATGGCTACAACTGATTTAGAATATAATTATAATATAGTAAATCGTTTTTATTGTAAGGATGGTACCTATAAATGGATAGAATGGAGGGGTATTTATATAGCCTCTGAAGGTTTACATTATTATGTAGGACGAGATATAACTGAACGGAAAAGAGTAGAAAATGAAATGATCAGAATGGAACAATTAAATTTAGTAGGACAAATAGCAGCGGGTTTAGGACACGAAGTCAGAAATCCTTTGACAACTATAAGAGGGTTCCTCCAAATTATGGGTAAGAAAGCAGTTGTAAATGAATATAAAGATTATTTTAAACTCATGATTGACGAACTTGATAGAGCAAATGATATTATAACGGAATTTTTATCTATTGCTAAAAACAATATTCGAAAGCGAGAAAAGGGTAATCTTAATCAGGTGATTAGAGCATTAGAACCTTTAATAAAAGCAGATGCTATTAGGCAAGATAAATATATTGAAACTGATTTAAAAGAAATTCCTGATTTACTTCTAGATCAAAAAGAAATGCGCCAGCTTATTTTAAATCTTGTACGAAATGGTCTGGAGGCTTTACCTGATGGAGGAATTGTTAGTATTAAAACAAACCAATCTCCTAAAGGAGTGCAGTTATTTATCAAGGATGATGGAATTGGTATTCCTGAAGAGATACTTAATAAATTAGGAACTCCTTTTTTTACCACTAAAAAAAATGGTACTGGGTTAGGTCTTGCCACTTGCTACAGTATTGCTAAAGCGCATGATGCCACTATACATATTGATACTAGTGAAAAAGGGACTACTTTTAATATAATCTTTAAAATAATTAATTAA
- the tatC gene encoding twin-arginine translocase subunit TatC codes for MTKKDENLVHHLEDLRKVLLISFAAIFVGTIICYSLFLDQVIEIVVGPLNKLGQDLVFLGVTEGLFTKIKMSIFGGVIISSPVIIWQMLRFIFPALYSHEKKVFVPVFFLGIILFISGIVFGYKLVLDLSLKILIINFSEGLSPMISVSKYVSFVISFLLPFGIIFEIPLITFFLTKLGLISAKFLREKRKYVILIMFVLAAVLSPGPDVLAQLFLAIPMIVLYEISIIISALIGRKKQKKDLSE; via the coding sequence ATGACTAAAAAAGATGAAAATTTAGTTCACCATTTAGAAGATTTACGAAAAGTACTGTTAATTTCTTTTGCAGCTATTTTTGTTGGTACTATTATTTGCTATAGCCTTTTTTTAGATCAGGTTATTGAGATTGTAGTGGGGCCATTAAATAAATTAGGGCAAGATTTAGTATTTTTAGGGGTAACAGAAGGACTGTTTACAAAAATTAAGATGTCCATTTTTGGAGGAGTCATTATTTCATCTCCTGTAATCATATGGCAAATGCTTCGTTTTATTTTTCCAGCATTATATAGTCATGAAAAAAAGGTATTTGTACCGGTTTTCTTTTTAGGAATTATTTTATTTATTAGTGGGATTGTATTTGGATATAAGCTTGTCTTAGATTTAAGCCTTAAAATATTAATAATTAATTTTAGTGAAGGGTTAAGTCCCATGATTTCTGTAAGCAAATATGTTTCTTTTGTTATTTCATTTTTGCTTCCATTTGGAATTATCTTTGAAATTCCCTTAATAACATTCTTTTTAACTAAATTAGGACTTATATCAGCAAAGTTTTTGCGCGAAAAAAGAAAATACGTTATATTAATTATGTTTGTTTTAGCTGCAGTTCTTTCACCAGGACCTGATGTTTTAGCACAATTATTTTTAGCAATACCGATGATAGTTCTTTATGAAATAAGTATTATTATTTCAGCCTTAATCGGTCGGAAAAAACAGAAAAAAGATTTAAGTGAATAA